The following are encoded in a window of Telmatobacter sp. DSM 110680 genomic DNA:
- a CDS encoding FliI/YscN family ATPase, with protein MSGALDHYVTRAKSAQTWRWRGKVVESIGNTIESAGPLASVGECCEIEEVSGNKHLAEVIGFRGSHIITMPLKSTTGVRYGDAVTALGTRPDVHVGSGMIGRILDSTGVPWERGRIAGPTERLPLEGSLHAPLDRVSIDRPLGTGIKAVDGLLTVGQGQRIGIFGGSGVGKSTLIGIMTRNTEADITVVGLIGERGREVREFVENSLDGEGLARSIVVVSTSDESPLMRMRAAMTATTIAEFFARQGKAVLLVLDSLTRFAMAAREIGLAAGEPPTAKGYTPSVFSRLAKLVERAGNFRNGSITAFYTVLMEGDDQQDPLVDAVRSLLDGHIVLSRKLAAEGWYPPIDLLDSISRLMPAVTERPHREQASRFRRLMAAYARSEDLVRIGAYKPGADPDLDHALQVRNAMREFMTQSPEQRIGFADCLHRLAMLAEEM; from the coding sequence GTGAGCGGAGCACTCGATCACTACGTAACCCGCGCAAAGTCTGCGCAGACCTGGCGATGGCGTGGGAAGGTGGTCGAGTCTATCGGAAATACCATTGAATCCGCAGGGCCTCTTGCTTCCGTGGGAGAATGCTGCGAAATCGAAGAAGTTTCCGGCAACAAACATCTCGCCGAAGTTATCGGATTTCGTGGGTCACACATTATTACAATGCCGCTCAAATCGACCACCGGAGTGCGATACGGCGATGCAGTGACCGCCCTCGGCACGCGTCCCGATGTTCACGTTGGATCCGGCATGATCGGCAGAATTCTCGATAGTACCGGTGTTCCGTGGGAGCGAGGAAGGATTGCTGGACCTACCGAGAGACTTCCTTTGGAGGGATCACTGCATGCGCCTCTCGATCGAGTTTCGATTGATAGACCCCTGGGAACTGGAATCAAGGCAGTAGACGGCTTGCTCACCGTAGGCCAGGGGCAGCGCATCGGCATCTTCGGAGGGTCCGGAGTAGGCAAAAGCACTTTGATAGGAATCATGACCCGCAACACTGAAGCGGATATTACAGTCGTTGGGCTGATAGGTGAACGTGGCCGAGAGGTGCGCGAATTTGTTGAAAACTCACTGGACGGAGAGGGACTCGCGCGTTCCATTGTCGTGGTTTCCACTTCTGACGAGTCGCCGCTGATGCGCATGCGCGCCGCCATGACCGCCACCACCATCGCTGAATTCTTTGCGAGGCAAGGGAAGGCTGTGCTTCTGGTGCTCGATTCGCTTACGCGCTTTGCCATGGCCGCGCGTGAGATTGGTTTGGCTGCGGGGGAACCACCGACTGCAAAAGGGTATACTCCGTCGGTCTTCAGTCGTCTCGCCAAGCTCGTGGAAAGAGCCGGTAACTTTCGCAACGGTTCTATCACCGCCTTCTACACGGTGTTGATGGAAGGAGATGATCAACAGGATCCACTTGTGGATGCAGTACGTTCGCTTCTGGATGGTCACATAGTTCTATCGCGAAAACTTGCAGCGGAGGGATGGTATCCGCCCATCGACCTGCTCGACTCTATCAGCCGCTTGATGCCAGCGGTCACCGAGCGCCCTCATCGCGAACAGGCTTCCCGTTTCCGTCGTTTGATGGCGGCCTACGCGCGGTCTGAAGACCTGGTGAGAATTGGAGCGTATAAACCGGGAGCAGATCCAGATCTTGACCACGCGCTTCAAGTTCGCAATGCGATGCGAGAGTTCATGAC
- a CDS encoding FliH/SctL family protein: protein MTEIGAASHDTKTDRACNEFVDPHLGDHELSGATFSEEIEKAFQSGREQGVVEARAIAMDAQLALLQEEECKRAKQAINLAGQFATERDQFLQTVEHEVVKLALAIAARILRREAQIDPLFLIGAVRVALGQLAETAQVKLRIPVCDIELWTDTLAHLPNLKIIPSVAADDHLQVGECVIESEMGSVNLGLACQIHEAERILFHGSSVKTPQIQDLSALKDDKERA, encoded by the coding sequence TTGACGGAGATTGGCGCTGCGTCGCATGACACTAAAACAGACAGAGCCTGCAACGAGTTTGTAGACCCTCACCTGGGCGACCATGAGTTATCCGGCGCCACATTTTCAGAAGAGATTGAAAAAGCATTCCAATCAGGGCGCGAACAAGGGGTAGTCGAAGCTCGCGCCATTGCCATGGATGCACAACTGGCCCTCTTACAAGAAGAGGAGTGCAAACGAGCGAAGCAAGCGATTAATCTTGCCGGCCAATTTGCTACGGAGCGCGATCAATTCCTGCAGACGGTCGAGCACGAGGTCGTCAAACTTGCCTTAGCCATTGCAGCGCGCATTCTGCGCCGCGAGGCACAGATCGATCCGTTGTTCTTGATTGGAGCTGTTCGAGTGGCACTTGGTCAACTGGCTGAGACCGCGCAGGTTAAACTCCGCATCCCCGTGTGCGATATAGAACTATGGACCGATACCCTTGCTCACTTGCCAAATTTGAAAATCATTCCGTCCGTGGCCGCCGACGATCATTTGCAAGTCGGGGAGTGTGTCATCGAGAGTGAGATGGGTTCAGTGAACTTGGGGCTGGCGTGTCAAATCCATGAGGCGGAACGTATTCTGTTTCACGGTTCGAGCGTAAAGACGCCACAGATCCAAGACCTTTCCGCACTCAAGGACGACAAGGAGCGGGCGTGA